Genomic segment of Drosophila simulans strain w501 chromosome 2R, Prin_Dsim_3.1, whole genome shotgun sequence:
tcacacacacacagacgcacacaaACCCATGACACATGAGTTGTCAATGCAATATAATAAATACGATTTTTGACTTTGTTAAAGCGCTGCCAAGGCGTGTCGTTGTCCCAGATGTCTCTCAGGCCCCCATCCTTATCAGAAAGTGGGGAGCGTGTGGGCGGGGGAAATGCGCATTAGGCCGCAGGCGGGGCAACGGATTTGCCAGCTCTGGTCCTGGCCGCATACAATAAAGGATAATATGCATAAAATGCTCAAGTTTATACGCACCAGTTAAAATGTCATTTCGAGCTTATGCGTGAGAGTTTGTGTGCGGCAAGTGGAGggaaaaattgaaagaaaaaaaaaaacgataaaCGATATTAAGAGGGCTGCGAGTGTAAGACGAGTATGCCGAATAGAGCATATCCTTGGCTACGGCACTAAGGATCTAAGACGAACTTAAAGGGAGCAACATAATCCTAATCGGTGGAGCCCTTGGTTAAGCCCTTGCACTTAATTATGCCATTTGTGTGGAAATATAGGACTAGGGAATATACACTTTATAGATACGTCGTGTTAAGTGAATCCTTGGTTTGGAATTTTAGATCAAAAGAGAACATAATACAACGCGTAAAACATATTACCCTTGTACTTAACTATTATTCCTTCTTAGGATATATCAAGTGATAGTTTTCAGTAACTTCATAGCTAATATACCCTGCTGAAAGAAAAGAACATGGCAATAGTGGGGGAAACCACGAGAAGAGCATGTGACAGGCAAACAATGTTGCCTTTATTGATGTGAGTCTGAGGCATAGACTGAGATGCGACATAGAGCATAATGTGGTTTCCGAGACATGCAATATAAAATGGATTACCGAGGAGAAGGAGTTGAGAATGCGACCGGGACTTAATCCACAGGGCCGTCCATCATAATGGGGTATCTCTGCCCGATTTCCTGCAGCAATTTCCGTTTAATTATCAACCGGGCTGGCCAACCGTAATCCGGCAAagacagagagaaagagcaGGGCAATGGGAAAACCTTAAATCCGCATTCCATAAGCAAAACTATGCAGTTTGACCTGAGTTAACATCTACTTTAAGCAGACACCGGCAGACGACGGAGAACTCTTTGTCCAAGTTTGTGGGTTCGCCGATGGTGCCAAGCGAAACGACCCCATTAGGTGATAGACAAAATCGTAATCCCAAAGCAAATCAGTGGCTCTGCCGTGTGTAGTTGCAAATAGATGCAAAGAGCTCGAGAGCTGACAGCCAAGTTACGGCCATAAAAAGGGGCACAGACAGAGCAGATAGCCCGAAATAGAGTTGGTAGTTTGGTAGAAGGTAGAGCACGAGGATGATGGTCAAACTGAACCGGCGACTTTCCGCCACACgtgctgcaaaagctggaaaagcaggAAACTGGGCAAGACCTCTGCAACTGTCGAATGCAAAACGGGCGGAGGATGAGGAGCTCTTACTATCCAGACCCCCAGTGACATAAGTACGAAATGGCCAAGAACGAAGGGGGTGGAAGGGCACGGAGAGGGGGTGAATCCATGGCAAAGCGCGGGACAAAATTGGCAAAACGTCAACACAGTTCCGCCCCGGTCGCGAAtgctttttggccatatttatGGAGCGCAGGAAGGCCGACCATATTGGGCATCATTAAGCTGCTTTTGACTTCGGCCTCTGAGGGCGTAAAATGAGCAGTCTTTCGATTTGAGATCGTTGACCTGTGTGGCCGACCCCCTCGACAAGATGCAATTGCCATCAAGTGACCTTGATGGCCCCCGCATGTTGCCATGAATGCGCATATACACATTTAGATAGCTAgccagatagatagatagatagatagatagatggatagATGGAGAAAGAGATTCTTGGGTGTGAGCACAGTCTGATGGTGACTTGTGTTTTACACAAATTGACATCTGAAATGGCAGATTCATTTGAGTAATGCGGAAGTGCGTGTCTCTGGCTCAACAGGCGCACTCTGTATCCgtataaatgtatttgtatctgtatctgtatctgcatctgagTTTGGTCCTCCTTTCCCTGGCAgcatatctgtatctgtatctgctttGTCCATTTGCGGACGCTTCGCTTTTGCTCATCAATgcgcaattatttatttatacaacaTGTCTAACGgccgtctgtctgtctctctgttgctgatgttgctgctgctgctgctgatgttgttgcatGTTGGCATGGACAAAACCCCAACAACGACGCCCACACAGATGTTCCAACACCTCTGCACTGGCAACCCCCCCTTTTGGGGTATCCCCCCACCCAGCGcatcattaaattaaacttgtaTGAGAATTGTTGTTTGCGTAGCTGTTGCTCTTTCGGCCTCTTCACAtttcattgccattgccgGCATTCGGCTCTTGCCAATCAGTAATTCCACTTTTGTATGCCATTGCCCCTCTGCTCtgcgttgttgttttctgcAGCTCCTTTTGTGTTCCGATTTGAGCTATTTCCGCTGCTGACAGCGGCAGGAACCCCCTACAAACATGGAGTACACCCTGTATTTCCACTTGCCCGCCTCGAAATCGTTGCGCTGATATCTTAAATGACACTCGCCGCCAAATAAAGATTGACGTCAAATTCATTATCGCCCGCAACAAGGGACCTTTCAGCAGGgggagtgagtgagtgtggaGTGGGTTTCCACTGTATAGATGTGTCAAGTGCAGGCGCACGCAGTTGTACCATGCCAAAAAGTTGAGCTATGTGCTGTGCTGTGGCCATATTTGAAAGCAAACATTCTGTACATGCACAATAATTGTTATCGATTTTTAATTGAAGTCACAAAGGTCTATGTGCAATTATAAAGGCAAATAACAATATTTCGAATATGCAGTCGATGCTTGCATAGTTTATGCCAAGACGTTTTGgtatttaaattggtttacaGCAACCAACTAGTTTTTAGGAACTAGACTGCATCTAATGTTTTGAGTGCAAAAGTCTAAGGTTTCGTACGACCCTACTATGAAAAGCTGATTAAATTCATCGTTCGTATGCCATTAAATTGCTCAATTTGCTGCATTCCGATGAGCTTTTAGCGAAACAGTGCCGCCCAATATGGGCATGCCTGCCCCCTCATGCAAGCCCCACTTCCTTTCGCCGCCCGGCATTGCAACACGAACAATCGCTCCATATACGCgctgttgctatttttaattcaattaaatgtcaTTTGCGCCACtcaactttaaattttaactGCAGCATAATTTGGCCAGGCGACACGTCGGCAACAAAGGGGAAGCTgcgttgttgccgttgccgttgccatgTTGCCATGCTTCCATGTTGCCATGTTGCATGTGCGGCACGCGTGGGCAGGATGTGCAGGATGCACGACGCCAACGCGAGACCTGCCAAAAAGGATGGCTGGGGGATGAGGGCTCGCAGGCTCCGCCGAATGGGAAAACCGGGGCACCTCGAAATCGGGCAACGACAAGCAGGCAGAAAAAGCGACACAGACAAACCAACGGAGGGCAGTTAATCTGGCGATAATGACGGCACATAAACAGcaacgatgatgatggggaACTGGGTccgaaaataaacagaaaGAAAACGTTATAACTGGGCTCCCTCCCTTTTGTGTGTacactgtgtgtgtgggaagtTGACTTGCCTCGCTGTACTGCGATTTCCTCACCTTCAAAGCACCAACTGAAGCATGCACTTTTCGCCTAATTTCCCAGGCGCTTTCACTTCAacgcaaattaaaatgtaatcaatTTGGTCCGAGAGCAAGTGGTAGTGCGCCGTGTCGCTCCTCAAGTGACATAATTCCAGCAGATATTAAACACTTTGTCATTTATGTGTCAAAATCATGTCAGCACAAGAAGAACGCCAGCCGTGGAACAAGCCAACGAAATTGTCAAGTGTAATAGAAATCAAGTGAGTGAACAGACCGAGCAACTGACAAACTGCCACATGGACAGACTGACACGCATCGCGGgaaaagcgaaggaaaacTTGGTGTAGGGCATTGAGTAGGGTGGGTTGCAGAGTGGTATGTTGCTAGGAAAAGCCCCGGGAAGCTGCAAAGAATTGCAGGAGCCGAGCGAGTCCGTTTAAGTGGCGTACTCGCGGCCTAATGCTCTCCGACATATTTGGGGCGTGGCACTACACTAGACTACACAACACACAGTGCAACATGGCACCTGTCACGATGCCGGCGCAGTGGCAACTTGACGTCGCTGACAACAAAGCGAAGCACCAGACCGCCCGCCACCCACTAAATCCTCTGGATGTGGAAGTAACGGCAACTGCGTACGCTCCATTTTCCATGTGGCACAGTTTCCACGCCACAAGCTCCTTCGCTTGCTCCCGCTTCCCCCGCTTCACCCACACCAGCCAAGGCATTGACCAACTTACCTTAATTGAATCCAAGTTCTTATCGCTAGCCAAAGTTTCTAAACAATATCTTATCATGCTACCGAGTGCAAACTTTGCCGCACTATCGCCAGGTTTTTGGTAAACACAGTCAGCTGGCCTaatatcaattaattaaaagcgaaagtGCTTGACAACGACATAAATAAGCTGGTCAAACGTTAGTTAAACTTTGCTAAGTAAAGTATCTTAACTATTTCATAGTTTCCGTCTCTGCAGCAACTTCAAAATCGATTGAGTGCTTAAATGATCCCCATCCGGGCGCCaagtacatatttttttgctgGAATACAAGGAGCTAGAATATTGGAAGACCAGTTCTCACAAAGTTTGCTTGCTTAACTTCagttaattaaaagcgaaagtGCTTTTGAGCGAGAGAAATAAGCGggccaaaataaatgcatactTTCAGCGAGTGGCATTAAATATTGAGGGGCCAGGGTCTCTCAAACATTTATGAGAATTTCTTATTTTCTGGCCCGCTCCGGGCAGAGCTTACCTCATTTGAAATGCATCCAAAAATTGACGCAGCCCAGCCGCATTAAGTAATGGGTGGCACTCGGTGCCCAGAGGAAGTCACGCAGCCACAACGCCAGAATATTCATTTAATCAAGTGGCCTAAGACTCGGTTTTCCTTACAGCTTGTTTTTCCCGCTACCCCTCCTCCATCCGTTTTATTTCCCGGTCACGTCAAATGGGAAGCAGCTCAGATCATCTTGTGTGACATTGGGGGTGTTGGTGGTCGTAAAAGCGGGCTGAACGCCTTTTAATCGCCGCTGTGTTAACGtgcaacgttgcgtatgcgcaattttctGTCATTTTTATTGCTGATGAACATCGCAAAATTACAGCAACActctgccacacacacacacacacacgtattCAATGTCAATCATCATTTGCAGCaacttattattataataataaatgttcaGGGCTCTTCCCTTAGGTAAGGGGGGCTCCCCAGCCGCCACAGCTGAAAAAATGCTTTGCCTTCTTTTCTTGCCAACGAAAAGTGTGTGTTTTCTTTCAAGTAGTTAACATGGAAAACGTTGAACAAATCGCATTAATTGCTGTTGCGGCAGTGGCGGGTAGAGTGGGGCAGGGGAGTGGGCCAACTAAATGCTGAGGATGTGGGGCTTAATGCGGGACAACTTTTGTCGGAGCCCGCATGTGAGCATGTGTGCGAGGATGTGCTTTTTAAGTACCGCTATGACAGGCAGTAAAAACAACTTAACTTGGCttgccaagccaagccaaagcAAACCGAAAACCCAAGGCATTGTTGAGCTGTTAATGAAAAGTCAACTTGATTTCATGCCAgaccagccagccaaccatccaaccaggcagccagccagccagccaagcaGTCACCCAGCCGTCCAAAAGCCGAGGCTTTCTTCCTTCCTGCTCGTTTGGTCCTTCAGCGCCTTCACAACTGTGTCGCATGCAAAGCCAATGTGCAACAAGATGGCAAGAAAAGCAAGGCTCTCTGAGCCCAAAAGCGTAGCAACTGAAAAAACTTTCACTTTATCATTAAGCCTGACGGGTGAACTTTTTCGAGTGGCTGTGCTGCGTCGTGTGTGGCCAGTTTCCCAGGCTCTGGCAGGACTCTCTATATTGAAACATAAATAGAATTATAAATACTCTACAGGCATCGTCCTCACTCGTGTgaacatgtgtgtgtgtgtgtgaaaaatcAGTTAAAGTTATTGCATGTCGTCGCAGCTCGACATAGACAAATGTTGCTCTTGTCACAAGTGGAggaggcagcaacagcagcagcagcaacatcagccacTCCTGGCCCACCCACGTCAACTGGCTGTCTTCGTGTGCCTGTTGCCAACTTGacgaaaattgaatttcgaaACATGCTggctaaaaagaaaatgtacaaaaacaaaccagCAAAGGACTATAAAAAAACGACGGCaccgaaaatgaaacaaaacaacacTAGCTGGCAAATAGAGAAACATTTCAGCGGCaaaaacggcaacaacaaccatgAAAATGACAGCGTAAAGCCggcaaatgcaacaacaatagctgctgatgttgctgctgctgctgctgaagcaacaaaaacaaatgccaacAAAATGGCGGCTGTTAAAGTGCGAAAAACGCGTGGAAAACTGTTTGAACAGCAAGGAGCTGCTGCGGCAAAGGAATTGAGCgaacgcagcagcaacacaacaacagcaactgtaTTTAGTGCCGCCATCATCGCTagacgtgtgtgtgtgtgtgagctgcgCTAAGTGCCTTTGcgcttcgtccttcgtccttctaCTTACCCAAAGGCACCCCTCCCCCTATTACTTATGCCCCCCCTTTTTCACCATCGCCCTTTATTGTCCTTGTTTGCCTGTTATGTTTTTTAGCTTTACGTAAATTGCGTAAATTGTGTGCATTTTATTACGCTACACTTCATGCTGTCACGCCCCCCAAACtccacttccgcttccgccgCCACCTCCATACGTCAactcttttttcattttcgcaaACATTTTGCCAACATTTCTGTTGGCTCCTCTGTCAGCACGACGAAAATGTCTTCGTCAGTTTTATTAGGTGAGAACTGTGAGTTACACGGGCGCACTTATGTATGTGGCtatgttgtgtgtgttttgtaaATTGTGGGCATGTTTTATGGTTTGATTGCCTCGAAAATAAGCCTTCAGTTTTGACCCATTTCAAGCCAAATTAATGTACACTTTTCGTCCATCTATACGGGGACAGGCAAACAAGCAGCTCAGCCCTGCCCCGTCACTCAATTCCACCTTTAATaacacatttttcttttgggcTAATTGATACGCCTGACGGCATCGCGTGACCAAAACTGAACGCTAAACGACAAAGATAAAAACacaagaagaaataaaagcgacagaaaaagaaaacgaaaaccaaaatcaaatcgCAGGGCGCCGCCAACAAAACTTCCACGCGACGGCGTTCAAGTTCATTGCCATTTAGGCCAAAATTGGCGCAGGCGGAACTTGTCTTTGGGCCAAAAAGCACGAAGGAAACCAAAAGTACAAAAATACGAAACTACAGCAACcgcaaacgaaaacaaaaccaaaaacaataacaattcgAATACAAAGTACaaggaaaacacacacacacagggctATTTTTGGGAACGCACGTAGCATTCGCAGCCGCCGAAATTGCTGGTGAAAATTGAGGCATTAAATTGCACTCGATCGACGGACGGATTTTGTGCGCACGGATCGAGTAGAACGGTTGCCAGCACGTTTGTGCGGATtccgaaaagaaaataaataaataaatgaaagccCATCACTTGATGAATGCGGCGGGCATTTAACGCATTTTGTTGCAATTAATAGTTGCCGCTTGCTGGTCTTAGGGAGTGTGTTGTGGTGTGCGAAAATTGTTGGTTGCTTGCCAACCGCGGAAAATCGGCATCTTTCAAAAAGCGAAAATCTCACATTCCGCCATCAAGTGGTTGCAAATGAGATTTTTGCCCGCCAGCTTGCTGGCGAACTCATTGCTCTCGTAAAACACGGAAAATGCACTCAAAATGCAGTCGAATTGCATTTAACACCATTTTCCGGCGGGTATGAGGAGGGGTGGTATGAGGGATGttacttttgatttatttgcatgaCAAACGGGTTAATTACAGCATGTTGCGGCGGCTGCAGCACGGCAGTAATACCACCATCAGAAGGCTAACAAAAACAGGATTTTTTGTTGAGCTTGCATAGCCTCAATTGTTGCATGCCCCGCTGCAGTTCGATGATGCAACACCGAGCTGGGACATTGTGGGCGTTTGCCAGTGGCGCCAATGATCCAATGCGAAGCACACATGCATTtatgggaaaatgtttttggcaaTTGACAAGCGAAGTTTCGGAGCCCCCAAAAGGCAGCAACTTGGCACCGGTAGGTGCAACGTCATTTATTACACACAACACGGACAGCCAGCGTTTCTTTGTTATTTGATTGAGCTTAAGGCCGGCATTGAGTGTGTGTCCAtaatggaatttttatttattaaatgcgAGTCGCTGGCCATCGCCTGTGCCGTTGTGTAATTTATCACAGCCTGGCCGGTCAGAAAGGAATTTTCTGCGGGATTTAATGCCATGACAATGGGTGAGAAGCGGTGGAAAAAGCCACGACCGGCGGGGAGGGGCGACGCTGGTGGGGGGGAGGGGCTGGCTGTGTGTGGAGTGTGGCAATGCATAACGCATTAACAAACGGCTTTCAGCTGCATATTGGCTTTTGTGATTAACGCTCACACATGCAGCGCGGCAAAGGCATTAAAACACTGATACCCTTGTTGCTGAAACAGGCTATCGATAGCGTCCACTTAACCCATGTGTGGCCGAAACTATAGCAAAATATGTATTATGGGAAAacttaaaatagaaaaaggTTTAAAAATTAAGACGGGCTTATCACAGTTTATTTTAAAGCCATAATAAgtattttgctaaaaatatattaatataactTGCTAAATTCCCTGTTTGGGCGCCACGTAAAACTTTGCAGCTCCAGCTTATGGCTTAACTGCGCAATGGGTTAACTGCGAACtgttttttcaatattataaCGACTGTTAAATGccacaaattgtttaatgcGTCGGGTTGCACTCTGCCCACTCATGCACCACTACCTCCACAGTATGGTCCACCTCCAGCTTGCGATGGTGTTGAATCCACCTCGCAACCACCGAgcgatttatgcaaatgcaaccaATGCACTTAGCGccgttaaataaacaaaagcattaTCAGcaccagctccagcagcagcaggcagacacagaatgcaaaatgcagaaatgcAAGACAATGCATTAAATTCCCTTTGCTGATGTGTGGAGCGAAGCCACagaacggcagcagcagcagcagcagcaacacacaTCAAAAATTCACTATGCAACTTATCTAAATGCACTAAATTACACATTAAGCAAGTATCTTAAATCAAGaactgcacacacacagacacaatcTAAGCGCATAAACAAGAGAAACAAGCCGGCCGGAATGCAAATTCGCAGTAAGATGGCTGGCAAATTGAGTTGGCACGGTCAGGGACTTCGGATTGCGGATTGCGGATTGCGGACTACTTGCCCTAGCTGCTTAATTTGCGTGCGAGCTTATATTTTTTGCTCCCACTGTTGCCGAGCCAGAGCCACTCGGCCTGCCCTCCATCGATTATGTAAATGCGAAAATGCACATTAAATGCATTGAATTCCATTACGAAcgcatcaccatcatcatcatcatctccaGCTTCGCAGTAGTCGCAGTAGTCGAGGTAGTCGTATGAGTGAACGTTGTAAGCCCGGCAACAGACTCCACCGACAGGCAGTGGGATTCGGTGGCGGAGATCTCAGCTCTGGGCACCCATTGTCTTGCGGTCTGGCGAATTTATAGCTTGGCAACTACTGGCCGGCACAATGAAGTCATTTGCTGTGGGGAATGTTCGGCGGTCGTCGCGGCAAGTGAAAATGCCTGGCCCGAATATCGTAAATCGTTTGCTGGTTGCTTGTCTGTTTCGCGGAGGTATTTTCATTAGCCAAACACAAATTGAGGCAACACGACACGACACACaaaaccgaaagaaaaacaCTTAACATCAACACGAAAAAGACTAAGCAAGCAACAAGGCTAAAGGCGAACGAACAGAAGGGGGGGCTTGGCGGGGTTTAGGCCAAGTCGAGCTCAACGTGGCTCAGATCGGCTCAGTGGCACTGAGCCACTCGCACAGAGCGAGAAAAACCAACGGAGACCAACAGACTGTTCAAGCGTCTGTGGAGCCGCGCTTGCCACGCATTTGTGCCCGGTTTGGGCCCTTTTTCCAATGTTGGCCAATGACCAAACAGAAGCTTACAGGTATTCATGGCCGCCTGCCTGCCTGTCCGGTGGTTATAATTTGCGTACTGGGCAGCGGGCAGCGCCCATAATTTGGTGGTCTGTCCGCCGAGAGGATGTGTGAAAATTTCAATGTCGGCCTGGGGCGTTTGAAAATGCAGCTGGCCGCGCAAATGTGCATTCAAATGGATCTTTTGTTTGCCGGCTTTCACTGCTGACGCCGCTTGGCATTTGTGTGTTTGGCAACGCATTTCACACTTTGAGTGGTGAAAATCTCTCTGACGCACAACTCAAAAACTGAACCCAAAGCTGAAATCATCGAAATAAAATCtctaaaaaaaaggaaaaccctGGAAAATGGTGTGGGATACTCAGGAGTGCAGCAATCAAGATGACGATTTCGAACGGCCCAGCAGGACACTGATTTTGGTAATCTTCACCCTCGCCGTGTTCCTCAAGTTGTTCATCATTCTGTTGGAGATTATGTCCTGAAGGAATTACCTGCAATGAGAGAAGGGAAAAGGTTGTAATTAGTTGctgttttctttcattttccccatttACAAAGATACGTGTAAACAAAGAACTATAAAAAACCGATTCAGTGGGATCAAATGTTGAAGTGACTGCAGTTTTAGTTTGATCTTTCTTTCACAGGACTCAAATTTCACGGCGGGTGAGTTGCCTTTCCGTTTCGCTTCGTCACTTCTTCGCTCGTTTCTACATTTTTTGGGTATTCGATTACAGAAAGGTTTTCGTTATTAGCCTTTGTCCTCATCAGCGTTtgacttttcccatttcccgcgCAAACAAAGCGGTAGGAATGCGGAAAAAACCGCAAGGGTAaaacataatttcatttggcct
This window contains:
- the LOC27206744 gene encoding uncharacterized protein LOC27206744; translation: MVWDTQECSNQDDDFERPSRTLILVIFTLAVFLKLFIILLEIMS